The Acidobacteriota bacterium region CCGCGATGGCAACCCCCTGTACCAGCACAACTATCATCAAAAGGCGTTGGATTCGTTGTTCTTTGGCTTTGTCTTTCGTGTTCATCAAACAACTTATACCAGTTTGTAGCCAGTAGTCAGTAGTTCACTAAGTTTATTTAACTGAATGACTTGACTGTTTTCTAATGTGACCACTCCATTCCAAAATGATATTATCCAATCCAGGATGACAAGCGACCCGTCAAGAGAAATCAGTGAGCGTGAGCCAGCTTGCCTTCTTCATGAGCGTGGTCTTCGTGGCCATGTTCTTCGTCGTGATGGTCATCGTGTGGCACGGTCTCGCCCAGGTACACAATTGAAAGCTGGATGAAAATGAAAGTTTGCACAAAGCAAACGAAGGTGCCCAAAACCAGCAATGCGCTTGGAATGACAACCGGGACAATGGCGCCAAATCCGTCGAGCACCTGCTCATCCGCAAACATGTTGATCATCAAACGGACGCCAAGTGTGATCGGGCGCAGGCTGTTACTGAAAACTTCCACAAAGAAAATCAAAATACCAATGATGGCGAAAATGCCCGAAGTCAGCCCGGCGGTGAAGTGCTTGAGATAGACAACCCCTTGTTGACTAAATCCCATGTAGATGTAGTAACAAAATGAGCAAAGCCCCAAAGCCAGCGTGGTGCTCAGCTTATTGGTCGGTGGCTCAAAAATCGGGATCAGCCCCATCAGATTTGAAATTAAAATGAAGAAGGTGAGTGGCAGCAGGAACGAGAGATACTTCAAGCCATAGGCACCTATTCCCTGTTCCAGCATGCTGCGAACCTGTAACACCACCACTTCAACCATTTGCTGCCCGGCGCCTGGTTTATCAACCGATGGCTTCCCAATCAAAAGCTTGAGTCCAACGATGCAAATCAACGCCGAAATCAGGGCGTGAATGATGTTGGGTGGGAGCTGTTCCGGGGTTAAGTGGAGGGCGTGATAAATCTGTTCAGCAAACCAGGGTTGATGTGCGTGTCCCCCGGCGCTTTCACCATGTTCAGCCGCTGTTTCAGCGGCCCCAGATAAAAAGAAGAAAAATGACAAAAGCGAGTACATAGTGCGTGTGTCCTTACTGTGGACTGGTGGTTTGGGTTAATCCAACCCGTTGATTGCCACCCAAATTGCCTGATAGGCCCCTTCGAGCATCACGGCAATTGGAAAAGCAAATAGCCCAATCAGAATTCCCAGCATCGAGAAATAAAAGAGCTTAGACGCCACAACCATCACCACCCCAATGACAACCCAGCGAGATAAAAATTTCGACATTTGTCTGGCAGAAGGTTTGTCTTTTGTCGTGGCCAGA contains the following coding sequences:
- the atpB gene encoding F0F1 ATP synthase subunit A gives rise to the protein MYSLLSFFFFLSGAAETAAEHGESAGGHAHQPWFAEQIYHALHLTPEQLPPNIIHALISALICIVGLKLLIGKPSVDKPGAGQQMVEVVVLQVRSMLEQGIGAYGLKYLSFLLPLTFFILISNLMGLIPIFEPPTNKLSTTLALGLCSFCYYIYMGFSQQGVVYLKHFTAGLTSGIFAIIGILIFFVEVFSNSLRPITLGVRLMINMFADEQVLDGFGAIVPVVIPSALLVLGTFVCFVQTFIFIQLSIVYLGETVPHDDHHDEEHGHEDHAHEEGKLAHAH